CAATGTCTCCAAGAAGAAACCTATCCAAATCTGCAGCCGCAAATTTTCTCGTGTGTTTGGTTAAAAGATGAACATAACGAACTGGTTTTAGAATACAAATTGAATTATCATGTTATGTACTCTTCTTGTCTGCAGTGGGAACAATTTTGCATGAAAACAGCTTCAGCAAATGGGTCCATTGTGTACACTCATGTCTGCAAAGATCTATTTGACAGCCTTGGTGACTATCTCAATTTTACGTACGTCTTAtaaataacaattttatttgttattcttttgtctgtgtgtttgtttgttgtttaacccaatattccagttacataacattggtctgtaaataactgaatccgGTGGTCAATAATATGATGCACGTAACGTTTATTTCCTATTCGTATGTCaatgtgttgtttaacgctacacTCGACAATATTGCAACTACATGGcattgatctgtaaataatcgaatcgggaccagacaatccagtgaccaacattgTGAGCGTCGATCCATGTAACTGAGATAcgatgtatcaaccaagtcatcgaatCCGACCACCCAGTCTCAGTAGCATAGCTTCTGACGACAAACATGGGCCAAATCCAACCTGAATCTCCAAGGATCTTGTTAATGTTTTATTGCCAATATCACCATAGATTCAAAACAACTGGGCTAATGACGTGTGCATcgaaaaataaacatttgaattaGTAGCAATTTTCTTAAATACTGTCCAGTCCCCTTTCACTGTCACGTCAAGTCACTTTCATCAAGTTTCTGCTATTTTCGATAACTGATATCTTTCTATTTAACTTCAGATATGAACTGATCGAACCACCTGACCAGTCTTGGGGTGAATTGAAAGAAACATGGAGCGGTCTACTTGGTATGGTAGAACGAAATGTAAGGAGGGAATGTACTGACTCGATCAGATTGCATGTGTAGATCCACTGGAACGTTACCCAGTCAGTCATTTTCACCTTGTTTGTTTTCCAGGAGGTGGACCTCTCTGGCATACCTTTCGGAATAAATCTCAAGAGAAGCAAGTCCTTCGCATTTTCTTCTGTTCTCTACAAATCCGAATGTGAAGTCGTCCATAGGAAACTGTCAGCTAATGACAACCACTGGACGTTGTTGGTGTCTGTCTTTAAGTGGGAAGTGTATGTATGCGGACTGCTGACAATGGCATGGTGCATAGGACTGTACATATTGCTGGAACGATACAGGATTGGAGAGCACACTGAGACTGCCAAGTTTCCTGCATGTCCTCCATCAACATCGAACCATGTCATGGCGGCTGTTCGTGTTCCGCTTTTTCAAGGTAATCAGATTTGGGGACAGTGTTTGCAGTCAAGCTTTGAGGAATTATCGTTGGTTTAATGTTCGGAAACATATAAAGTTTTAATAACTCTGAAGTACTGGGTAGTATGGTTAAATAATTGGGTGATTTTTCTAAATTTGTGCAAACTGCTGCCCTTAGAATTACTTAATACGTTTAAATGCGGCAAAACCCTGTCCACATCTGACAAAAATCTGATTTTAAAACAGATCGATAAAAATACACATCATTAGCATATGCTTATGATAAACTCACAAATACTGATGCATTCTCTTATAGTATCGTTACCTTTAGTGACTGAATCATACAGTCTTTGAGAAAAGGTCAGCGAGCCTACCACGCACCAAAGGAACGTCTCTCACACCTCGAAAGTAATTGACTTTTGGATTGGGATTCAGTCTCAGAGAGTATCATCACAAGTGTTCGAATCGCTTCTTCTATTACCTGTATGTGTAAAATGGATTGGCATACTAGAGCAAAATGCATTTAGACGAGTCTTGTTTGCTTCAAATGACGTTACAGGCTTCTTTTTCCTGGAATGGTCTTAACATTAACTATCTCCGGGTATCTGCCGCAGAAGTGAAAACTTGCACATGTAAATATAACATGAGAACACCATGCAACAATCTCTTATAACTACGGTAAGCCACAAGATTGAATTTTTCCAGTGTAGTATCGTGGGATGTTTATTTTGATGTAATATTAGCGCAAAGTCGTTTACCAGAAAGTATCTACTTATTAAGAGGACATCTATACAACGCATGACGGGAAAAGTCCACATACGACCATATCTCTGAATAACTGATATATGATCCTGAGGCCTTTTTAGCtggaaaatgaaacataaatgtaTGTTATTGattcttaaaatatattttcttgaatATGATACCGTATATTTATTTTAGATGCGATATTTTACGCAACACAATGCGTCATCCATGTATAACAGTTCAGGGGTTTAATTAGATATTGGAAGTGTAGGTACATGCCATATTAGTGTGATAAATAAAATGGGTATGTTTAACAGGTATTAATGTCCAATTTTAAGCCGAGACTATGGAGTATACATCGTAGCATTTTGTTGGCATAAAACTGCAACAGAAGCCACATTCTAGCACTGGTATATTTGAAACACGCAGAGACGACAGGAAAACGGATAGAATATCCAAGAACCTTGTAACCTGATTTCATGTAGCCACACATCGGCCAAaagatgtttatgtttttatttatcTCTTATTTTAGGtacaaaaacataacattaGACAACATTCAAATGTTACCACACATCTGTCTACATAGTTTGGCACACATATTACAACAAATGTGGTACAATTACATGAAGAGATGGCATGTGTTCTCTTGATATTGTACTGTAACactttttatgtttcatttctgaTCATATCTAAGTTTGGTGTACAAGTATATGTTTGTCTTTTAAGAAGAGTAAATTTACCAACTGTTATCAGGAGATTAAGGACATCGTTTACTTTTTCAGAGAATCCTAATATGATTTTCTTTTTATCGGTATTCAATGTCATATCTGTTTTGTTCTTATTCAGTTAGGAAATTTAGATTTTTGGACAGTCGCAAAAGAGATGAATTCCGCTTTCTGATGCATTTTTACATAAAGAGCATGACCTACTCTCTACATACCCATCTTAAAAGTAGGTTTAATGACAAGATTCAAAGCACTAAAGAATATGGGAACCTACATTAGGAATCTAAAATCTAAATTTGTATGAGCTCGAAATATATTCTTTTGATGTGATTTCCATTCTTTTTcacttatatttgtttcaagTCCATCTTCCCATTTCTTTTTATAGCTATATATAGCCTCCAGCCTTTCTTAGTTTTAACGATGTCTTCTATGTAATATGGAATAAATGGTAATTCAAGGGTTTTTTCTCCAAATggtatgttgtttgttttataatatTGTTTGACTGCTCTTTCTGGACTTGCCTACTATAAGAAGTTGGTTTTTAAATGATTTCTAGTTTGCTCATCTTTTTTTGTTATGTAGCGATTGTTCCATCCGTATCTAGCAAGTGATTTACTTTTATTATACCTATTTTAGCTCAATGTTGGTACACATTTAATCTATTTAATAGAATATGTTTATTGTGACATAAACATTGCGACAGAATATCATTGCAATGAACAACGTTTTCACTTTTCATTGACGTATAGAAACCCCAGGCTAAAAGTGCATCTTTCGAAAGCACTAAATGTTTCTTACTTCAGCAGGATATCTTGTTTGTTCTGTGAAAATTGTAGGAACACTGGCAGTCAATTTGGAATCGttaaaaatattcttttaaaCCATGCAGTTATTTCAGCATTGATAGTTTGTTTTATGTCGGGCATTCTTAAACTGCCCTCCTCTTATATTTGTGAGACGACAGGAAAAAGGATAGGATATCCAGTAACCTTGTAACCTGATTTCATGTAGCCACCTCGGCCGAAATACATATGCATGTTGCCAAATATTAGTAACTGTTGAATTTCCCAAAATACTAACAAATACACCACTCAAAATCAGTTAAATAACTtacgattttttaaaaagaaatatatgcagTAATATGAAAGTGTCAAATGCTTTTGAATCCGTTTGAGCAGCAAATTTAACCAAAAGAAACACTGCCTTCACAGGTTCCCTGCATCTCCCACGGAACATATCTGGCCGCATACTCTACGCCAGCTGGTGGATATTTTGCATCACCATTGTTGCAGTATATACAGGTAACCTGGTTGCAATTATATCAGTGGTGAAAGAAAAAATACCTTTTACTACGATGGACCAGCTTGCTGGAAATGAAGACTTCAAGATAATCATTCGTAAAGGATCATCTTATGAAGAAATGTACAAGGTTAGTACCGTCAATGGTTGTAAACGATGTGGCCACGTTGACTCCTTGTCAAACAGATGGGAGAGGCACACACGCGCGTAAGACTCGCAGTGGGGTTTTATGTGAATGTAATTTGATGTCACGGATGGAACACTAAGATCCTATATCCACAACCAACTTATATGAGCTGGTATCCAATAAATGTATTTTCCGACGTCTTTTCAGAATGCTAATGACAGTGTTGGTAAGAAAATCTGGACAAAGGTGTTGGCCACGCGATCTGCAAACATCCGAAACTCTCTGGATGAAGATCGTCACTACAAGATGCTCCTACAGTCTGGCTACTACGCATTGATAACCGGTTCAGTCACTATTGATAACATGGAAACTTCAATTAATAACTTACGAAGGATGAAATGTAGGACTGGTCCGAATTATCTCAGTCTCCCGTTTCCACTCAATTCACCTCTTGCAGAACTATTTTCAGACAAGTAAGTTCTAATGATATAAGTTCTATTGGTGTAATGTTATTACCCACCGATATATAGGCACGTGCAGATAGTTTCCATTTGTCATACTAATTGTGTTCTTCATTGTGTTCTGTCAatgattatgaaattatgaacaCGGACAAATTGacataaacaaaattacaaaatagTAAGATTCATACTCCCGTAAACGCAAACACATATTGAATCTGATATGAATCAACACTATGACAAATTTAAGTGTCTCTGTTTTCAGACTCATTCGTCTGTATGATAACGGTGTATTGGAAGCATTGACACAAAAGTGGTACAACACACAGCGTGAGGAATACGTACCAGCAAGGACGAAGATAGACATAAGTAACTTGCGGAGTGTATGGGTCATGTGTGTGTCAGGAATTACGTTCGCTTGTGTAATATTAGGACTGGAATGTTTCCGCAACTACTGCATCAAAAGCTGATTGTAAAATCGGCCGTAGTCACTACTGTTACTGTTGAACATAGACATATTAGAAGTTATCCGTCGGAGCATACCAAAGTAGACATTGCGTCAATACCAGGTCTTCGGTGACATGCTAAAGGGTATCCGAGAGTGTTAATCTAACCACTGACTATTTTCAGTTAAATAGGCAAAGATTCTGAGACTATAGATATGCATGTGTAATCTGCAACATATTGCACATTAACGCCCTTTTAATCTGTATGCATTTTCTAACACGATGTACAATCAACCACCTTCTAATCTGTATACATTTATTAACTGATACTTTGCCTCGGCAACCATATCTCCCTTTTATACTCCCTAAAGACAATTGCCGTCTACAGAACTACAGCTTGTCTCATATTGTTTCGTTGTAGGCGACCAGCCGTAATGATAGTGGAATGTTGCCAAACGCGGCTTAAAATCAAAGTCACTCATTCCTCGATTCCTGCTTCGCACAACCTAGGCATAATGATGACGATTCATAATGAGACAAGATTCACTTACAAAGTAGGAAGTTCTAGTTTAGATCGTGCATATATCTTTGCACATTTTATTCTTCATTGCACTTAGTATACCTTACGGTCTTACTGGTTCTTATCCAATGATGTTTAATGTGGAATTTGAGGTTGCTGTACAGCGACGTGTTTCCGCACTTGTTGTGCACCCGCGTATCTGTGTGTCCATGCGTGCTAATACAGAGAGAAATTTCATATTACCACCACTTCCTCTTTGATAAATGTACGTTATTCTTAGCAGATCCGGGTGGCCTTCTCAGTGAAAAATAAATAGCTGCATATTTGCCAAACTCCGCAAAACATTCAAGGACAATTTAAACCTACCACATTAGTTGGACATATGCTATTTTAACCTAACACTAGATTTGTCTACAATCGTTAACATCTGGCgtaaatccagttagggtccatgcaggtagcaaagttaCTGTAATtcctcatggtccctagaacggtgatctatcttcagctgCGAATTATATAGCTAGCTTAACTGTCCTTCgtggacaggtttttataatttacatgtatttatggtcAAATTATAACTTGTTTTAGTCAGGGTATGGCTGAAGTATTGACGAAGTGactttcaactcactcactccgcgTTTCTATGGTTTCATTTAAGAACACAGTCATTCCAGTGGGGAAATTTACTCCCAAGTGCACTATAACCTTTATCACGACGTGAGTAATTGGATTAAACAAACCAGACTGTTGAATGAATCCTCATTCTGATTCAGATTACAGattacatcaaaatataattatgTTCTCAGTTTGGTCAAGAGTGggatattaatattaatactTATTTATTAGAGTTATACCAACGCCCTTTCtgtgttcaggtttaagtttcatGTTTAAGCTTTACATCACTACGAAAAACTGTTTCCGAAAGGGTGGATGAGGTCAGGGTAATTGTTAAAACGTACAAAACCAACTGGTTGTCTCGGACAGAATCTTGGTCAGCGAATGGAATAAAAGTTATACAACACTCCTCATGTTCgtaagaaaaatatttaaaacatccATGTAATACAGTAGTGCAAATCTCTGCAATAATTACTGCTTTGAGAAATGCACGATGATCCAACTGAATTGCAAACAAAACAAGATGTCAACAACACTCTCAAAAGAGACGATTGTAGGATTCACATCATGTACTATACACAGAGGTAATCCCATGGACGTGAGCTTTTGTCAGTGCATTAACGTTGCAttgtaaatgtacatatacattcaATACGCATATTTTAACTATGTGTCCGACATAAAATAAATCGATTAATGAAGGTGAAACTGATCTTGAGTACATTACTCTTACTGACAGTGTGCATTATTCTACAATTTATCTGTTGGCGTTTCGGGTAGGATCGTAGGTAAAATGCTGACCAGATACCTGACTTCCCGACCATGAGGCAGTAGCTTGAATAGGTACTAGGTACACAGCCATCTGGCAGTATATGTATGGTGTTATTGTTAAAAGCTTAATATGAAGGCTTTGATCGCAGCTCATGTTTACTTGTCTCATCTAAGGCTATGGTATACACCTTTGCTTCAACCAAATTGTTTCCCGCCTTATGGGAGCTGctaggtagcttagtggttaaagagtttgccCTTCACGACAGAAAATCAGGTTCCATTCTCCACGTGGTTATAATACGTCAGTCCCATTGCTGTTGACACCGTTtctatttcattaaaatattgctaaaagcaacataaacacCCACTCACCATTCTGCTCCTACTGTGCCCAGGATGAAGTCAAAGGACAAGACGACGATTGTTTGTAGTTGATCTTACCATTTACACACATTCGGTGGATAACTTCGTGGATCGTTTTGATGTTTGTGCAAAATTTAAATTACATACAACAATAATTATCTAAAGACGACATTCTCCCAGTGATGCACCAATTTACTGTATGTGATACATTTCCGGTGCGCATGTCACTCTAAATAGTTACTACTTCTATGTAAACGTGGCACACATATAAACAGAACATACTGTAATGCGACTCTGTCTATGTTTGAAACGATGTCACAGTAATGCGACTCTGTCTATGTTTGGAACGATGTCACTGTAATGCGACTCTGTCTATGTTTGAAACGATGTCACAGTAATGCGACTCTGTCTATGTTTGGAACGATGTCACAGTAATGCGACTCTGTCTATGTTTGAAACGATGTCACAGTAATGCGACTCTGTCTATGTTTGGAACGATGTCACAGTAATGCGACTCTGTCTATGTTTGAAACGATGTCACAGTAATGCGACTCTGTCTATGTTTGGAACGATGTCTCAGTAATGCGACTCTGTCTATGTTTGGAACGATGCCACAGTAATGCGACTCTGTCTATGTTTGAAACGATGTCACTGTAATGCGACTCTGTCTATGTTTGAAACGATGTCACAGTAATGCGACTCTGTCTATGTTTGAAACGATGTCACTGTAATGCGACTCTGTCTATGTTTGAAACGATGTCACTGTAATGCGACTCTGTCTATGTTTGAAACGATTGCCTAAATCGCTTAAATACACTGAAACACACTGATGTTCCCCGACGTTTTACAtactagaatattgccaaaagtgtcATCGATCATATGAGCCGATCTTCTTGTGCAAAACAGTATCTAGGAACCATACCTTTCAGGAGAAGTTTGTATGGCATTCCACTCACCTGGGTACGAACTGGCAGCAACCTATGTTAACGGTTTCACGTGGTCAGGCTATCCGGCTTGGATCACACCTGTCACCTATCCCACTTGCGTTAATCTTTGTCAATCACCGGTTTGATACTTTATCATAAAATATCAAGCTTACGAACAAAACATTCCAGTCCCTGTGAACTGAATGTGAGGAAACCAAGGGATATTGTGGCTTGACACACGACGATTGCAGCCTCCCCCAATAAATAATCCCCCAAACTTAAACAAAACTTAACCACAACATAAAGAACAAAAACCAACCAGACCACAGTTTACCGCATGCCGGCCGACACACACTAACCAGTATGTGCACTACCAGTCCAACCATCCACCAAAGgtgaagaatgaatgaatatatatatctacactCACCAGGAGAGCAAAATCGCGAAGAAGAACTACAACATCTTAAAGCAGTGTTCATAAACCTCAATGATTCCCTACGTCAATTAGTCAACGGGACCATCGTATCAGCCCTCAAAACATTAACCATGCATGCAAGGCCAGAACCAGAACCAAACTATCTGTCCCCTACATTGTCAAGACCTCACACCAAACCAAACGACTCTTCCAGCAACAAGCGGATATACACATCACGTTCCCGTTCTCTGAACAGCCTACTGCAGGCCAACGGATGCAATCACACCaacaaaggaaaacaaaacCCAAAGGGTGTGGTTTACAaaactgactgcaactgtggaCAATCATATATCGGTCAAACATcaagaccaatcaacaccagaagaTCCGGGTAGTCTTCAccaacccgtgcttgtcataagaggcgacgaacggaatcgggtggtcagccgtATCTTAACTCCGTACATCGCTGCTCattctgctgatcactggattagttatagactcgattctttacagaccgcagttatataggtggaatattgctaagtgcggctttaaacaacaagcaaacgtacccataaatacatttttcgaaggtacagcaatattcctgtgtATTTAGTATGGGATGAAAAAATACAAAGTCTTTCTGTACATTTCAGTTGGTGACAGTTTACTCGTTGGCAACATAAGGTCGCTACTTTCATAATCCCGACTCGCCCATGTCTAATTTGTAAATCTAGACATTTTGGAGTGTAAAGTAAAGTAATGAGATCCGTGGAATTGCTAggtctcgggttagggtgttcacagctgggtcctttaccgttgaggatgcatctaccagatcccttgcaactgtggcgacctatacattggagaaacgctgagaccaatcaacaccagaatgaaggaacaccagacctctttcagcaaactcgaccagaaatcggccatctctgaacacattctcaagaaccctggacattcaatccgatgggaggacactaggatactatctaccaacaacaacaactggcgccaaaggaaactgcaagaagccatcgagatccggagacagaaaccagcaatcaaccgtgaccaaggagtgtacctaccaagtgcctgggacttattgataaattaatctcatctatctgtgtacattctatctatgtaattcatgtatagccaatctacccgtgtacaccctcatgtagtcatgtacatcatccttaatccccaatcatgtgttatgtaaacatcatccaccattggcttccatccttatccccaatcaggtacatcgtccttaccccctacctgtgttatgtaaacatatcccatcatctgtaatgtattaccattggcttctatcattgttatcataactgtcgggttccaatcagcgcttgtttatactggcttccagctttcgttgatataaatatagctctgtaccccattctcaatcacctgatgaaggagtaagcattaactccgaaacgttgtgttctcatataaagaagttgatatccataaaatcttcactcTTTTCCTCAATCATGTTTGAATGTCAGTTACCGAAGTTAGGGAATTAGACACATAGAAACACCATCAGCCGTCACCACAGGAATTGACTGGAGAGTATATGTCACAGTGTTATACGTCACATCAACTGCACCTACAATAGGTGATTTGTAGCTACTGTAGTAGATGGTGCCTTTATACAGTCTCATGTTCCAGGGGACGGCATTCAGTGTGGTTACCTCTGTACTCACATTGCTGGACACAGCCATCTTCATCAGTTTCTCAAGCAAGAGTTTACACCGTCAGCTATATGTTTACAGGAGACTTATCTAAAAGAAACTGATATTTGTGACTTGCGTCaattcaatgcatatcacacttttTCACCACCGGGAGTGAGGGCAAATGGAAGATCTTCCATCCTTGTtaaacagaatgttattcacagccatGTTATGCTCAAAACtaatctccaggctgttgcagtgcgacttacgttgcatgttgcttttacaatatgctctctgtatatccCACCGTCTTCAACTCTTCGACTAGCTGATATACAAGCCCTctacaatgaacttcctaaaccctgtattataatgggtgatctaaatgcccacagcccactctggggtggttcaACCACAAACACCAATGCAAGGGTAAGTTACTggaggattttatttcaaaaaacaatttatgaatttttaatgatggttccaatacatacttacatcctggcacaggaacatattcagcccttgacaTGTCAATTACTGATTCACACTTAttaaacgaatttgaatggtcagtccatgatgacctctgtggtagtgaccatttcccaacactacTGACACCTGTAACCCCATCTGATGTTTCTCCATTATCGAGATGGAttttcaaaaaggctaactggtctttatacgaAACGCTGTGTGTTGACAAACGTGCACTGGAAACTTTCaataatgttcctgatgccataaaaaGTTTCTCTGATGAAGTAACTCTCATTGCTGACAAGTGTATACCAGGGTCCTcttcaattccacatattcgaaaaccatggtttaacgatACATGCAAACAAGGTAGAAGAGAACGGGAAAAGGCAGAGCACTATTtcaccccatggtgcataatttgaatacatttaaaattttaaatgctaaacaaagtaaacgccaatcttggcgaaattatgtatcaaacattaattcgcGTACGCCAATATCTAAggtctggaatatgatccaaaaaatcacAGGGAAGGGTTCCAAATGTAGcattcatcatcttaaagacgGAAACCAGTTGTTAACTGGTAGAAacgaaattgcaaataaacttggtgaaactttagcaaaacattcttcttcgtccaattatGACTCTGAATTCCAAAAGTACCAAAAacagaaagaaaagaaatctattaatttcaattcagataatgggcaAGATTACAATGAGGTATTTTCTATTGATGAGctctatactgctcttgatcaggctcacgacactgcttctggagctgataacatccattatcaactcctgaaacacttaccggaatcatttttggagacactcttacatatttttgatgacattttgacAACTGGAACTTTCCCttcgtcatggcgtgatgctatagttgttCCCGTCCTCAAGCCTGGGCGTGGATaccgatccttccaattataggcccatgtcactaactagctgcgtttgcaagaccatggaacgcatgataaatagtCAAcgtgtttggtacttggaaaccaataacctcataacagatatacaatgtggtttccgtaaaaacagaagtaccatcgatcatctagtgcgtttggaatcttttggtaaaatgccataattaataagcaacatgcagtgtcaatcttttttgatttagaaaaagcatatgacacgacatggaaacatgggattttgaaagaattacatgactttggattacgaggccgtttgcagCAAttcatatccaactttttaaatgacaggcaatttcaagttagagtaggttcaaccctgtctgatcattacaatcaggatcagggtgtcccacaaggtctgtcacattatttagtattaaaatcaacagtttattaaaggttttaaatgattcaattgatggatcactttttgtggatgattttaatatttcttgtcgtgggaaaaatatgcataccattgaacgtcaacagcagttatgtttaaacaaagtagataaatggtgtcttgaaaacggctttaaattttctaaatcaaaaactagttgcatacatgtttgtcgtaaatacaaaccacataaggaccctgaactgttcttaaatggcactcccatcaaagtagtcaaggaggccaggttcttagGTCTGGTTTTCGACTcgcatttaacttttcttccgcatatcaaatccctaaagactaaatgcctgaaagcacttgatttattgaaagtcgtgtctaattcaaagtggggaggtgatcagacTACcttcctccatctatatcgatcacttgtccgttctaaacttgattatggctccatcgtatgtggtggagcctgcaaaagcaacttaaaattattagattctgt
The window above is part of the Haliotis asinina isolate JCU_RB_2024 chromosome 1, JCU_Hal_asi_v2, whole genome shotgun sequence genome. Proteins encoded here:
- the LOC137274442 gene encoding probable glutamate receptor, whose translation is MFFQRHTFEQSLTALMEETLKKNRINILRKLFNFVVFCDGIDNCLSSITDIASRKDKEHGQRMLLRHFSKWLFFTVDPPLLSEVHTDLDNIAIAVKEKCIPRSSIVKISTLLWKPKGRIWSPLGHITNNRDIWPEFEGPLFPNTAYMLNGRKLKIGILEWEQFCMKTASANGSIVYTHVCKDLFDSLGDYLNFTYELIEPPDQSWGELKETWSGLLGMVERNEVDLSGIPFGINLKRSKSFAFSSVLYKSECEVVHRKLSANDNHWTLLVSVFKWEVYVCGLLTMAWCIGLYILLERYRIGEHTETAKFPACPPSTSNHVMAAVRVPLFQGSLHLPRNISGRILYASWWIFCITIVAVYTGNLVAIISVVKEKIPFTTMDQLAGNEDFKIIIRKGSSYEEMYKNANDSVGKKIWTKVLATRSANIRNSLDEDRHYKMLLQSGYYALITGSVTIDNMETSINNLRRMKCRTGPNYLSLPFPLNSPLAELFSDKLIRLYDNGVLEALTQKWYNTQREEYVPARTKIDISNLRSVWVMCVSGITFACVILGLECFRNYCIKS